In Thermanaeromonas sp. C210, the following proteins share a genomic window:
- a CDS encoding flavodoxin family protein — translation MVEILGLSASPRQAATAFCVQEALKAAAQVPGVETEYISLKGKEIKPCIHCDRCLKSGSCIHQDDAASIIEAFFRADGVIIGAPVYDMNIPSQLAALFNRFRMRFAEVCDAVPRALEYKVAGAIAVGGSRNGGQEFVLGAILNFCLAEGMIVVGGEKFQNHGAAVWSQDLKQAGAQKDELGLSAVRAVGRRVARIASLITASRKTLEETKGC, via the coding sequence ATGGTGGAAATATTAGGTTTAAGTGCCAGCCCCCGCCAGGCAGCTACTGCTTTTTGCGTACAGGAAGCCCTCAAGGCCGCCGCCCAAGTACCGGGAGTGGAGACCGAGTATATTTCCCTTAAAGGTAAGGAAATAAAGCCCTGCATTCATTGCGACCGGTGCTTGAAGTCGGGGAGTTGTATCCATCAAGATGACGCCGCGAGCATCATAGAGGCCTTCTTCCGCGCCGATGGAGTTATCATCGGTGCACCAGTTTACGATATGAACATCCCTTCCCAGCTGGCAGCCCTGTTCAATCGCTTCCGCATGCGGTTTGCCGAAGTCTGCGATGCCGTGCCCCGCGCGTTGGAATATAAGGTGGCCGGTGCCATAGCCGTCGGCGGCAGCCGTAACGGAGGGCAGGAATTCGTTCTGGGAGCCATTCTAAATTTCTGCTTAGCCGAGGGCATGATTGTCGTGGGGGGAGAAAAGTTCCAAAATCATGGGGCTGCGGTGTGGTCGCAAGATCTCAAGCAGGCCGGAGCCCAAAAGGATGAACTAGGTCTCTCGGCGGTCCGCGCCGTTGGACGGCGCGTGGCCCGTATTGCGTCCCTGATAACGGCATCCAGGAAAACCCTGGAGGAGACTAAAGGCTGTTAG
- a CDS encoding zinc-dependent alcohol dehydrogenase, whose product MLLRAVMIGPQKIQLEDVPLRKLEPDEVLVKVRACGICTWEQRFYQGVEGAYPFLGGHEIAGEVVEVGPRVAQRLAPGQKVAVASLIRCGECYFCRRGQDHMCANAGEKSNPGNYWGPAGFAEYLIAKGYEVYPLAQNVDLVHATLSEPLACVVRSIGRGNLRPGDTVVVLGAGVMGLLHLKLAQIRGARVIVSEPDPSRREKALQLGAIAAVNPFKEDLASVVKELTCGRGAEAVFFTAGGAPALKEGLRLLVKGGTLVVYGSLHPAVPLEIDPNDFHYSEFTLTGSIRHDKESFRQATALLSGGLIEVGDLVSARVPFPDMETAFKLAMAPDTYRVVLTFPD is encoded by the coding sequence ATGTTGCTTAGGGCAGTAATGATCGGTCCCCAGAAAATTCAACTGGAAGACGTTCCGCTAAGGAAGTTAGAACCAGATGAAGTGCTTGTTAAAGTTAGGGCCTGCGGCATCTGCACCTGGGAACAACGGTTTTACCAGGGTGTGGAAGGAGCTTATCCCTTCCTGGGAGGTCACGAAATTGCCGGGGAGGTAGTTGAGGTTGGTCCGCGGGTCGCCCAAAGGCTGGCACCCGGACAGAAAGTCGCCGTAGCCAGCCTCATACGTTGCGGTGAGTGCTATTTTTGCCGTCGAGGCCAGGACCACATGTGCGCTAACGCGGGAGAAAAGTCCAACCCCGGCAATTACTGGGGCCCGGCCGGTTTTGCCGAATACCTCATCGCCAAAGGTTACGAGGTCTATCCCCTCGCCCAAAATGTGGACCTGGTCCACGCCACTCTCTCCGAGCCCCTCGCCTGTGTGGTTCGTAGTATCGGCCGGGGAAACCTGCGCCCGGGAGATACAGTAGTAGTTCTGGGCGCCGGGGTAATGGGGCTCCTGCACCTCAAGCTCGCCCAAATCCGGGGGGCACGGGTTATCGTGAGTGAACCCGACCCTTCACGCAGGGAGAAGGCCCTCCAGCTGGGGGCTATTGCCGCCGTTAACCCCTTTAAAGAAGACCTTGCTTCCGTTGTGAAAGAGCTGACCTGCGGAAGGGGAGCAGAGGCGGTATTTTTCACGGCAGGTGGCGCGCCGGCCCTGAAAGAGGGCTTAAGGCTTTTGGTGAAGGGAGGTACCCTTGTAGTATATGGGTCCCTGCACCCTGCCGTTCCCCTGGAAATCGATCCCAACGATTTCCATTACAGTGAGTTTACCCTTACGGGCTCCATACGGCACGACAAGGAAAGCTTCCGCCAGGCCACGGCCCTCCTGTCGGGAGGATTGATAGAGGTGGGAGACCTGGTGAGTGCCCGTGTTCCTTTC
- a CDS encoding BMP family protein — protein sequence MIGRLKKALVIGLVAILALGLVACGGSKTAEQQSPTGGGQEQKGESDQFKVALLLPGSINDGGWSQSAYEGLMEVKQNLGAEVAYTENVKKNDQVQIMREYARKGYDVILGHGFEFSDALKQVASEYPDVMFAGIGTNVTGPNLASLQFKYGELGYLVGIVAARSTKTNKIGIVTATKDPTGQMEYDNLEEAARKVNPNISVTYGYTGSWEDINKAKEAALAQIANGVDVIVANCDAGNLGVIQAAKEKNVMVIGWTGDYRDQAPDHVLTSAVQKVSLLIATGVKEFKEGRFEGKVYQFGLKDQVQYIGKYGNKVPKEVQDEVAKAAEDILAGKIQLKGSL from the coding sequence ATGATAGGAAGGCTCAAGAAGGCCTTAGTCATCGGCCTGGTTGCGATTTTGGCCCTCGGGCTGGTGGCCTGCGGTGGCAGTAAGACTGCCGAACAGCAGAGTCCGACAGGGGGCGGCCAAGAACAAAAAGGGGAATCCGACCAGTTTAAAGTAGCCCTTCTGCTCCCGGGTTCCATTAATGACGGCGGTTGGAGTCAGAGCGCTTACGAAGGTTTAATGGAAGTTAAGCAAAACCTGGGAGCTGAAGTAGCCTACACCGAAAACGTTAAAAAGAACGACCAGGTTCAGATCATGCGGGAGTATGCCCGGAAAGGCTACGACGTAATCCTGGGCCATGGCTTTGAATTCTCAGATGCTTTAAAACAGGTGGCCAGCGAATACCCCGATGTAATGTTTGCGGGCATCGGTACCAATGTAACAGGACCGAATCTGGCCTCCCTCCAGTTTAAATATGGTGAACTAGGATATCTGGTGGGGATTGTGGCCGCCCGCTCCACGAAGACCAATAAGATTGGGATCGTGACGGCCACTAAGGATCCTACAGGCCAAATGGAATACGACAACCTGGAGGAAGCGGCCAGGAAAGTAAACCCCAATATATCAGTAACTTACGGTTATACCGGTAGTTGGGAAGACATTAACAAAGCTAAAGAGGCCGCCTTGGCCCAAATCGCTAACGGTGTTGACGTAATAGTAGCCAACTGCGATGCCGGCAACCTAGGTGTAATCCAAGCGGCCAAAGAGAAGAACGTGATGGTTATTGGGTGGACCGGTGATTACCGCGATCAGGCGCCGGATCACGTTTTGACCAGCGCGGTGCAGAAGGTATCCCTCCTCATTGCTACGGGTGTTAAAGAATTTAAAGAAGGGCGATTCGAAGGTAAGGTATACCAGTTCGGGCTCAAAGACCAGGTCCAGTACATCGGCAAGTACGGCAATAAGGTGCCTAAGGAAGTTCAGGACGAGGTGGCTAAAGCAGCCGAAGATATACTGGCCGGGAAGATCCAGCTGAAAGGAAGTCTTTAG
- a CDS encoding ABC transporter ATP-binding protein → MAALLELRGICKSFPGVKANDHVDLDIAQGEIHALLGENGAGKTTLMNCVYGLYTPDAGRIIWQGRDVKIRSIRDAINLGIGMVHQHFMLVHNFTVLENIMLGLPSRREPLLEKKRIAAEIRELMDAYGLHVDLDAQIWQLPVGVQQRVEILKALYRRARLLILDEPTAVLTPGEVSDLFRVLRQLVAVGHSVVLITHKLDEVMAVADRVTVLRDGRVVANLETKKADKQMLARLMVGRDISLEKTKNPSSPGEVILEVENLQTLNNRGLPALQGVTFSLRRGEILGIAGVAGNGQTELAEVLTGLRRASGGRIRLKGKDVTNAPPKALYDLGLAHIPEDRQHTGLILDFSIKENTLLGVYYRHPFARGIKMDHKVISDHARELIRRYGVRTPSPETKVRLLSGGNQQKLILARELCREPDFLIAVQPTRGLDIGATEFVQQQILAQRERGAAILYISTELEEIMKLSDRIAVFYEGRIVGLLDAAQADLETIGLLMAGSRRQA, encoded by the coding sequence ATGGCGGCATTGCTGGAGCTACGGGGTATCTGTAAATCATTCCCGGGAGTAAAGGCCAACGATCACGTAGATCTGGACATCGCCCAGGGGGAAATTCATGCTTTGTTAGGGGAAAACGGGGCCGGCAAGACCACCCTCATGAACTGTGTGTACGGCCTCTATACTCCCGATGCCGGACGCATTATCTGGCAGGGGCGAGACGTCAAAATCCGCTCCATTCGTGACGCTATAAATCTGGGTATAGGAATGGTGCACCAACACTTTATGCTGGTGCATAACTTTACCGTCCTGGAAAATATCATGCTGGGCCTACCTTCCCGGCGGGAACCGTTGCTGGAAAAGAAGAGGATAGCAGCCGAAATACGTGAATTGATGGACGCGTACGGCCTTCACGTGGATTTGGACGCGCAGATATGGCAGTTACCGGTAGGAGTTCAACAGCGGGTGGAAATTCTTAAGGCGCTATACCGCAGAGCCCGCTTACTCATTTTGGACGAACCTACCGCAGTACTTACTCCGGGCGAAGTATCCGACCTTTTTCGCGTCCTGCGCCAGCTGGTAGCCGTAGGACACTCGGTAGTCCTTATAACCCATAAGTTGGACGAAGTTATGGCCGTTGCCGACCGCGTAACGGTGCTGAGAGATGGAAGGGTTGTAGCGAACCTGGAAACTAAGAAGGCCGACAAACAAATGCTGGCCCGCCTTATGGTCGGCCGAGACATATCGCTGGAAAAGACCAAGAACCCGTCCAGCCCGGGGGAAGTAATCCTGGAGGTAGAGAATCTGCAGACCCTTAACAACCGCGGACTTCCCGCCCTCCAAGGCGTTACTTTTAGCCTCCGTCGGGGTGAAATATTGGGTATTGCGGGGGTAGCCGGTAACGGCCAAACCGAATTGGCAGAGGTGCTCACCGGCCTACGGCGTGCTTCCGGCGGTAGAATACGACTGAAGGGGAAGGACGTTACCAATGCTCCGCCCAAAGCCCTATACGACCTTGGGCTGGCCCATATTCCTGAAGATCGGCAGCATACCGGACTCATCCTCGATTTCAGTATAAAGGAGAACACCCTTTTGGGGGTATATTACCGCCATCCTTTTGCCCGTGGTATCAAGATGGATCACAAAGTCATCAGCGACCATGCAAGAGAGTTGATCCGCAGGTATGGTGTCCGTACCCCGAGTCCCGAAACCAAAGTCCGCCTTCTTTCCGGGGGAAACCAGCAAAAACTTATCCTGGCGCGAGAGCTGTGCAGAGAACCCGATTTCCTTATTGCCGTCCAGCCCACTAGAGGCCTGGACATCGGGGCTACTGAATTCGTTCAGCAACAAATTCTGGCCCAGCGGGAGCGAGGTGCGGCCATCTTATATATTTCTACCGAACTGGAAGAGATTATGAAGCTCAGCGACCGCATTGCCGTGTTTTATGAGGGAAGAATCGTAGGTCTCCTGGATGCCGCCCAGGCCGACCTGGAAACTATCGGGCTACTAATGGCCGGTTCCCGGCGCCAAGCCTAA
- a CDS encoding class I fructose-bisphosphate aldolase: protein MNKIRRWHRLFQRDGRTFIVALDHGTNAGALPGLERPEETILKMAASGVDAVIVNYGVARKFARELSGLGVILRLDISPTAMGQGHASRLAYGVEEALRLGADAVIVNAGPGVGVEEITLPQLADIARRCDNWGLPLIGEISPGGFDSDPSLRTLDNIALGARIACELGADVIKTIYRPGFRAVTETCFVPVVVLGGAKTNDVKAFLASIKDALDEGAAGVAIGRNVWGHPRPEKMAAALAALIHKGATLEEAQAILES, encoded by the coding sequence ATGAATAAGATACGACGTTGGCACCGCTTATTTCAACGAGATGGACGGACCTTCATCGTCGCCCTGGACCACGGCACCAACGCCGGGGCCCTCCCGGGTCTGGAACGACCCGAAGAGACCATATTAAAAATGGCGGCCAGTGGCGTGGATGCCGTAATTGTCAATTACGGCGTGGCCCGAAAGTTTGCCCGGGAGCTGTCCGGCCTAGGGGTAATCCTACGCCTGGACATATCTCCCACGGCCATGGGACAGGGCCATGCCAGCCGGCTGGCCTATGGTGTGGAGGAAGCTCTGCGGTTGGGAGCCGATGCCGTTATCGTTAACGCCGGCCCCGGGGTGGGTGTAGAGGAAATAACCCTACCGCAACTGGCCGATATCGCGCGCCGGTGCGATAACTGGGGACTTCCCCTGATAGGCGAGATATCGCCGGGAGGCTTTGATAGTGACCCATCCCTGCGCACTTTAGATAACATTGCTCTGGGTGCCCGCATCGCGTGCGAGCTGGGAGCAGATGTCATCAAGACCATTTACCGGCCAGGTTTCCGGGCAGTAACCGAAACCTGCTTTGTCCCTGTTGTGGTCTTGGGGGGTGCCAAAACCAATGATGTAAAAGCATTCCTGGCCTCCATCAAAGATGCTCTCGATGAGGGGGCGGCAGGGGTGGCTATAGGGCGCAACGTGTGGGGCCATCCGCGTCCGGAAAAAATGGCAGCAGCCCTGGCCGCTTTGATCCACAAGGGGGCTACCTTGGAGGAAGCCCAGGCCATACTAGAGAGTTAA
- a CDS encoding ABC transporter permease: MAEKLSAWIKVFCREGWSAILTPLLGILFGLAVAAVIIAQQGVNPLEAYRELFLGSFGSLDSLSFTLLRFVPLAFTGLAVTLAYRGGVFNIGAEGQLYVAALTSTWIGVYPLDIPAVIHLLLALLAGTVAGALWAFIPGYLKATRGINEILTTILMNYVAIYLVGLAVNTFLMEPGQTAPQSPPIVQSARLPIILPGTFLHAGFLMVFVFAWLVYWVLWHTTWGFEIRSVGANRDAARYGGVEVKRVMLLTMAASGALASFAGSSEILGVQHRLLENFMVGYGYDAIAVALLGGLHPFGTLLTALFFGALRNGANSMQISVGVPVAIVYIIQALAVLSIIGIVAVRQIYFRRWFKGGKVIGSHISNN; encoded by the coding sequence GTGGCAGAGAAACTCTCGGCCTGGATTAAAGTTTTTTGTCGTGAAGGTTGGAGTGCCATCTTGACGCCCTTACTGGGTATACTTTTCGGCCTGGCCGTGGCCGCCGTTATCATCGCCCAGCAGGGAGTAAACCCTTTAGAAGCTTACCGGGAACTGTTCCTGGGCTCCTTTGGGAGCCTGGATAGCCTTTCTTTCACCCTCTTGCGTTTTGTTCCCCTGGCCTTTACCGGCCTAGCTGTAACCCTCGCCTACCGCGGTGGAGTTTTCAACATCGGAGCAGAAGGTCAGCTGTATGTAGCGGCCCTGACCTCCACCTGGATCGGAGTTTATCCGCTAGATATCCCCGCCGTTATCCACTTGCTCCTGGCTCTGCTGGCCGGTACGGTTGCCGGGGCCCTGTGGGCTTTCATTCCCGGATATCTTAAGGCCACTCGCGGCATTAACGAAATTCTTACTACCATCCTTATGAACTATGTGGCAATATACCTCGTCGGATTGGCGGTCAATACTTTCCTTATGGAGCCCGGGCAGACTGCACCGCAGAGCCCGCCGATAGTCCAAAGCGCCCGGCTGCCCATCATCCTCCCGGGTACTTTTCTCCATGCGGGATTTCTAATGGTTTTTGTTTTTGCCTGGTTGGTCTACTGGGTCCTGTGGCATACCACCTGGGGTTTCGAAATCCGGAGCGTGGGAGCCAACCGGGATGCGGCCCGCTACGGCGGTGTAGAAGTGAAGCGGGTCATGCTCCTTACCATGGCTGCCAGCGGCGCCCTGGCTTCTTTTGCGGGCAGTTCGGAAATCCTCGGGGTACAACACCGGTTGCTGGAGAATTTTATGGTAGGCTACGGTTACGATGCCATTGCTGTTGCTCTATTGGGAGGATTGCACCCTTTCGGTACCCTCCTGACCGCCCTCTTCTTTGGAGCCCTCCGCAATGGAGCCAACTCCATGCAAATTTCCGTAGGCGTACCGGTGGCCATAGTCTACATTATTCAGGCTCTGGCTGTTTTAAGCATCATCGGCATTGTGGCAGTCCGCCAAATATACTTCCGGCGGTGGTTTAAGGGAGGGAAAGTGATTGGCAGCCATATTAGCAATAATTAG
- a CDS encoding flavodoxin family protein: MTADVIGLVGSPRKKANTDLLVQKILEGVETTGLRVQKFYLHDLQILPCRYCGYCRNHPSCCIQDDMEILYAAVEGCRGLVVGTPTFYGDITAQTKLFIDRCYRYVEVVLHPDGRVTFPSRLTSRRLGMMVGVTGSFGPETFTKQIEVIKLLFNDLNAELVDQLLYTGTDFLPVKDNPEILTLAWNKGVTLGQRIIQEFSRER; this comes from the coding sequence ATGACGGCCGACGTTATAGGCTTGGTAGGGAGCCCGCGCAAAAAGGCCAACACCGACTTGCTGGTGCAAAAGATCCTCGAAGGCGTAGAGACAACGGGACTAAGGGTCCAAAAGTTTTATCTTCATGATCTGCAAATTCTTCCTTGTCGGTATTGTGGTTATTGCCGCAATCATCCGAGCTGCTGTATACAAGATGATATGGAAATCCTATATGCCGCGGTGGAAGGATGCCGCGGGCTGGTGGTGGGAACGCCCACTTTCTACGGAGATATTACGGCTCAAACCAAATTGTTTATTGACCGCTGCTACAGGTACGTAGAGGTAGTCCTCCACCCCGACGGACGAGTTACCTTCCCGAGCCGCCTGACTTCCCGGCGGTTGGGCATGATGGTAGGTGTAACGGGCAGCTTTGGCCCCGAAACTTTTACCAAACAAATAGAAGTAATCAAACTGCTGTTTAACGACTTAAATGCCGAACTGGTTGACCAACTGTTGTACACCGGTACAGACTTTCTGCCTGTGAAGGATAATCCAGAAATTCTTACTTTGGCCTGGAACAAAGGTGTTACCCTCGGGCAACGCATTATCCAAGAGTTCAGCCGGGAGAGATAA
- a CDS encoding ABC transporter permease → MAAILAIISSLDFLVAGIRMTTPLLLAAIGDIFSERTGVLNIALEAMMLIGAFGSFIFAYYSGNAYVGVLAAILLGGVMGLVHAFFTVTLRCDQVVTAVGENIFALGVTSTLYRILLGATPLQPESPGLPQLAIPVLDQIPVLGTVLFKHNILVYLGLLMVPLTYAVLFHTTWGLKIRAVGEHPQAADTLGINVYLVRYACIILSCVLASLGGASLTVGGLRYFMDNMTAGRGFIAFAAVIFGRYNPWGALIATLLFGFTDAFQLRMQAMGLDLPYHLFLMLPYVVTLVVLVFMIGRSVVPRSQGIPYVREER, encoded by the coding sequence TTGGCAGCCATATTAGCAATAATTAGTTCCCTGGATTTTCTGGTGGCCGGTATCCGCATGACTACGCCCCTTCTGCTGGCCGCCATCGGAGACATCTTTTCCGAACGCACGGGTGTACTTAATATTGCCCTGGAAGCCATGATGCTCATAGGTGCTTTCGGCTCCTTCATCTTTGCCTATTATTCCGGCAATGCTTACGTAGGAGTGTTAGCAGCCATCCTTCTGGGGGGCGTCATGGGCCTTGTCCACGCCTTCTTCACCGTAACCTTGCGGTGCGACCAGGTGGTCACGGCAGTAGGAGAGAACATTTTCGCCCTAGGAGTGACGAGCACCCTCTACCGGATTCTATTGGGTGCCACCCCCTTGCAGCCGGAATCCCCCGGACTGCCTCAGTTGGCCATTCCCGTCTTGGACCAAATTCCGGTCCTCGGTACGGTCCTCTTTAAGCACAACATCCTAGTCTATCTGGGGCTCCTCATGGTACCCCTTACCTACGCAGTACTTTTCCACACCACATGGGGCCTCAAAATCCGGGCCGTAGGCGAACACCCCCAGGCCGCCGACACTCTAGGGATAAATGTTTACCTGGTACGTTACGCCTGCATTATACTAAGCTGCGTATTGGCATCCCTAGGAGGAGCATCCCTGACGGTGGGAGGACTGCGGTACTTCATGGATAACATGACGGCGGGAAGGGGCTTTATCGCCTTTGCAGCGGTGATTTTCGGCCGCTACAACCCCTGGGGCGCCCTTATCGCTACCTTGCTTTTCGGCTTCACCGATGCGTTTCAGCTAAGGATGCAGGCCATGGGACTTGATCTACCGTATCATTTGTTCTTAATGTTGCCCTACGTGGTCACCCTTGTTGTTCTGGTGTTCATGATAGGCCGTTCAGTTGTACCCCGCTCCCAGGGAATACCTTATGTACGAGAAGAACGTTGA